A window from Culex pipiens pallens isolate TS chromosome 3, TS_CPP_V2, whole genome shotgun sequence encodes these proteins:
- the LOC120417455 gene encoding membrane-associated protein Hem: protein MSRQLNPNQQKISEKLIILNDRGIGILTRIYNIKKACGDTKSKPGFLSEKSLESSIKFIVKRFPNIDVKGLAAITNIKSEIIKSLSLYYYTFVDLLDFKDNVCEILTTMDALQIHLDITLNYELTKNYMDLVTTYVSLMILLSRVEDRKAVLGLFNAAYEMQHQQSDQSFPRLGQMIIDYDAPVKKLADEFIPHQRLLASSITSLTKIYPMRNLSAEKWRELQLLSLVGTPATLLKAAKTDTMSCEYVSLETLDRWVIFGLMLNHQALGHHDTITSMWISALDSSWVVALFRDEVIYIHQYIQNTFEGMKGYGKRISEVKECYNQAVQKAGLLHRERRKFLRTALKELATIMTDQPGLLGPKALLIFIGLCYARDEILWLLRHNDNPPVVKSKGKSTEDLVDRQLPELLFHMEELRALVRKYSQVMQRYYVQYLSGYDAIDLNFKMQQLQVCPEDESIILSSLYNTAASLTVKQVEDNETFDFRAFRLDWFRLQTFMSAKSAIRIADFPDLARLLDSMVFHTKMVDNLDEILVETSDLSIFCFYNKMFEDQFHMCLEFPAQNRYIIAFPLICSHFQNCTHEMCPEERHHIRERSLSVVNMFLDEMAKEAKNIITTICDEQCMMADALLPKHCAKILSAAASRKKKDKNKKHMDDIKRPGDESFRKTREELTTMDKLHMALTELCFAINYCPTVNVWEYAFAPREYLCQHLETRFSRALVGMVMYNPDTMEIAKPSELLASVRAYMNVLQTVENYVHIDITRVFNNCLLQQTQAQDSHGEKTIAAHYNTWYSDVLLRKVSGGNIVFSLNQKAFVSITAEGCIPFNPEEFSDFNELRALAELIGPYGIKLLNESLMWHIANQVQELKRMVALNKEVLIILRSNFDKPEIMKEQFKRLQQVDNVLQRMTIIGVILSFRQLAQDALVDVLDQRIPFLLSSVKDFQEHVPGGDPLKTVSEMASASGLKCKVDPALSNALKAQKPELDEGEHLIVCLLMVFVAVSIPKLAKNDTSFYRASLEAHTNNTHCMAVAINNIFGAMFTICGQSDIEDRMKEFLALASSSLLRLGQESDKEAIKNRESIYLLLDQIVQESPFLTMDLLESCFPYALIRNAYHAVYKQEQLLMH, encoded by the exons ATGTCTCGCCAGCTGAATCCCAACCAGCAAAAGATATCGGAGAAGCTGATCATCCTGAACGATCGCGGCATCGGAATCCTTACGCGCATCTACAACATCAAGAAGGCATGCGGCGACACCAAGTCCAAGCCCGGCTTCCTGTCGGAAAAATCGCTCGAATCGTCGATCAAATTCATCGTGAAACGTTTTCCCAACATTGACGTCAAGGGACTGGCCGCGATCACCAACATCAAGAGCGAAATCATCAAGTCTCTTTCGCTGTATTATTACACCTTTGTCGATTTGCTTGACTTTAAGGACAATGTTTGCGAAATTCTCACCACGATGGACGCGTTGCAGATTCATCTGGACATTACCCTGAACTATGAACTTACCAAAAACTACATGGATCTGGTGACGACGTACGTTTCGTTGATGATTCTGCTGTCGCGCGTCGAGGATCGCAAAGCGGTGCTGGGGCTGTTCAACGCGGCGTACGAAATGCAACACCAGCAAAGCGACCAGAGTTTCCCCCGCCTCGGTCAAATGATAATCGACTACGACGCGCCGGTTAAGAAGCTCGCGGACGAGTTCATCCCGCACCAGCGACTGCTGGCGAGTTCGATCACATCGCTCACGAAGATCTACCCGATGAGGAATCTGAGCGCGGAAAAGTGGCGCGAGTTGCAGCTGCTGAGTCTGGTTGGGACGCCGGCCACGCTGCTGAAGGCGGCCAAAACGGACACGATGTCGTGCGAGTACGTCTCGCTGGAAACGCTCGATCGCTGGGTGATTTTCGGGCTAATGTTGAACCACCAGGCGTTGGGGCATCACGACACGATCACCAGCATGTGGATTTCGGCGCTGGACTCGAGCTGGGTGGTGGCACTGTTCCGGGACGAGGTCATCTACATCCACCAGTACATTCAGAACACTTTCGAAGGGATGAAGGGGTACGGCAAGCGTATCTCCGAGGTTAAGGAGTGCTACAACCAGGCGGTTCAGAAGGCCGGTCTGTTGCATCGCGAGAGACGCAAGTTTTTGAGAACGGCGCTGAAGGAGCTGGCCACGATTATGACCGACCAGCCGGGGCTGCTTGGGCCGAAGGCACTGCTCATCTTTATTGGGTTGTGCTACGCGCGGGATGAGATACTGTGGCTGCTGCGGCACAACGACAATCCGCCGGTGGTGAAGAGTAAGGGCAAGTCGACGGAGGACCTGGTCGATCGGCAGCTGCCGGAGTTGCTGTTTCACATGGAGGAGCTGCGGGCGCTGGTGCGGAAGTACAGCCAGGTCATGCAGCGCTACTACGTGCAGTATCTGTCCGGGTACGACGCGATCGATTTGAACTTTAAGATGCAGCAGTTGCAG GTTTGCCCGGAGGACGAAAGCATCATTCTGTCGTCGCTGTACAACACGGCGGCATCGTTGACCGTGAAGCAGGTGGAGGATAATGAAACGTTTGACTTCCGGGCGTTCCGTTTGGACTGGTTCCGGTTGCAGACCTTCATGAGCGCCAAGTCGGCCATCAGGATCGCCGATTTCCCGGATCTGGCGCGGCTGCTGGACTCGATGGTGTTCCACACCAAGATGGTGGACAATTTGGACGAAATTCTGGTCGAGACGTCGGATTTGTCGATTTTCTGCTTCTACAACAAGATGTTCGAGGATCAGTTCCACATGTGCTTGGAGTTTCCGGCGCAGAACCGTTACATCATTGCATTCCCGCTGATTTGCAGCCACTTCCAGAACTGCACGCACGAAATGTGCCCCGAGGAGCGGCACCACATCCGGGAGCGGTCACTGTCCGTGGTCAACATGTTCCTGGACGAGATGGCCAAGGAAGCGAAGAACATCATTACGACGATTTGCGACGAGCAGTGCATGATGGCGGACGCGCTGCTGCCGAAGCATTGTGCCAAAATACTGTCGGCCGCGGCCAGCCGGAAGAAGAAGGACAAAAACAAGAAGCACATGGACGACATCAAGCGGCCCGGGGACGAAAGCTTCCGCAAGACGCGCGAGGAGCTAACCACGATGGACAAGCTGCACATGGCCCTGACGGAACTTTGCTTCGCGATCAACTACTGTCCCACGGTGAACGTGTGGGAGTACGCGTTCGCCCCGCGGGAGTATCTCTGCCAGCATCTGGAGACGCGCTTCTCGCGAGCCCTCGTCGGAATGGTCATGTACAATCCGGACACGATGGAGATTGCGAAACCGTCGGAACTGCTCGCATCCGTACGGGCCTACATGAACGTGCTCCAGACGGTGGAGAACTACGTGCACATTGACATTACGCGCGTGTTCAACAACTGCTTGCTGCAGCAAACGCAAGCGCAGGACAGCCACGGTGAAAAGACCATCGCGGCGCACTACAACACCTGGTACTCGGACGTTCTGCTGCGGAAGGTGAGCGGAGGAAACATTGTGTTTTCGCTGAACCAAAAGGCGTTCGTGAGCATAACGGCCGAAGGATGCATTCCATTCAACCCGGAGGAATTCTCCGACTTTAACGAGCTGCGCGCGTTGGCCGAACTGATTGGTCCGTACGGAATCAAGCTGCTGAACGAGTCGTTGATGTGGCACATTGCCAACCAGGTGCAGGAGCTAAAACGGATGGTCGCGCTCAACAAGGAAGTGTTGATCATCCTGAGAAGCAACTTTGACAAGCCCGAGATCATGAAGGAGCAGTTCAAGCGACTTCAACAGGTCGACAACGTTCTGCAGCGAATGACCATCATCGGAGTGATTCTGAGCTTCCGCCAACTTGCCCAAGATGCGCTGGTGGACGTCCTCGATCAACGCATTCCCTTCCTGCTCTCGTCGGTCAAAGATTTCCAGGAGCACGTTCCCGGCGGTGACCCGCTCAAGACCGTCTCCGAGATGGCGTCCGCGTCGGGACTCAAATGCAAGGTCGACCCGGCCCTCTCAAACGCCCTCAAAGCCCAAAAACCCGAACTCGACGAGGGAGAACACCTGATCGTGTGCCTCCTGATGGTCTTCGTCGCCGTGTCGATCCCAAAGCTAGCCAAAAACGATACCTCCTTCTACCGCGCGTCCCTCGAAGCGCACACCAACAACACGCACTGCATGGCGGTCGCGATCAACAACATCTTCGGTGCAATGTTCACAATCTGCGGCCAAAGCGACATCGAGGACCGGATGAAGGAATTCCTCGCGCTGGCCAGCTCATCCCTGCTGCGGCTCGGCCAAGAATCGGACAAGGAAGCGATCAAGAACCGCGAATCCATCTACCTGCTACTGGATCAGATCGTCCAAGAGTCACCCTTCCTGACGATGGACCTGCTCGAATCGTGCTTCCCGTACGCGCTAATCCGGAACGCGTACCACGCCGTTTACAAGCAGGAGCAGTTGCTGATGCATTAA